One Streptomyces sp. P9-A2 DNA window includes the following coding sequences:
- a CDS encoding FmdB family zinc ribbon protein, whose protein sequence is MPRYEYRCRTCGDTFELSRPMAESAAPADCPAGHDDTVKLLSTVAVGGAAQAPAAAPRAGGGGGGGGCCGGGCCG, encoded by the coding sequence ATGCCTCGCTACGAGTACCGCTGCCGGACCTGCGGCGACACCTTCGAACTGAGCCGTCCCATGGCCGAATCCGCTGCCCCGGCCGACTGCCCGGCAGGACACGACGACACCGTGAAGCTCCTGTCCACGGTCGCCGTGGGCGGTGCCGCCCAGGCACCGGCCGCCGCTCCCCGCGCGGGCGGAGGCGGTGGTGGCGGGGGCTGCTGCGGCGGGGGCTGCTGCGGCTGA